A DNA window from Hordeum vulgare subsp. vulgare chromosome 1H, MorexV3_pseudomolecules_assembly, whole genome shotgun sequence contains the following coding sequences:
- the LOC123401187 gene encoding uncharacterized protein LOC123401187, whose amino-acid sequence MASRSGVGGGGADGGVGDGPTMLDELYHINVVPAELHFKFRKELQGLRIGVNFEFYNLEVNDFEAKVVLKPLDFDRKWQFQYKPISGDIQLLSKKFAVTKYVNLQGQMICRQFIL is encoded by the exons ATGGCCTCGAGATCGGGTGTCGGCGGTGGAGGGGCGGACGGGGGCGTCGGGGATGGACCGACGATGCTGGATGAGCTGTACCACATCAACGTCGTGCCGGCCGAGCTGCACTTCAAGTTTCGCAAGGAGCTCCAGGGCCTCCGCATCGGCGTCAACTTCGAG TTCTACAATCTAGAGGTGAATGATTTTGAGGCAAAGGTAGTTCTGAAGCCCCTGGACTTCGACCGGAAGTGGCAGTTCCAGTACAAGCCCATCAGCGGTGACATACAACTGCTTTCCAAGAAGTTTGCAGTTACAAAGTACGTGAACCTTCAG GGTCAGATGATCTGCAGGCAGTTTATCCTGTAA